One genomic window of Desulfobacterales bacterium includes the following:
- a CDS encoding putative sulfate exporter family transporter: MAENEVVTDTRVSMVSQMGKAEDWWAIWLAAFFFIVVTVFTFIWKPPVEELPKYRAIMDQEMEQAGFRTMAYTEAEKKLKSIRARNHGLTKTLRSITDRPKGWSTNPIRSFYMSESAAAEKRAAAADRFERAKENLAEVKTKAEAAENAARQAQFKDPQLNEQARSALAEWREASAAHSKAKAAANTKPYNLIPSLIVLGIVMMLFFAIGGKFIGFNLREYFIGFPVIYLLSIVSYMLGNQATFKALGISYVLFAIFLGLIIANITGVTKSIRTAGQTEFFIKTGLVLLGARILFGQIAMIGIPGLFVTWVVTPIVLLVTYWFGQNIIKVPSKELNITVSADMCVSGVSAAIATASACRAKREELTLAIGMSMIFVAIMIFALPAIANMVGMHPVLAGAWLGGTVDNTGSVVAAGELIGYEAMVVAATIKMIQNIMIGVIAFGVAAYWALKIEPERERKPGESPVKLSFSGAMYEIWYRFPKFILGFIGASIVFSIMQAAVSMDWGNAMVSEGVLSLANRYRGWFFGLAFVSIGLSINFQELKEPLRGGKPVILYVFGQTFNLILTFLMAWLMFMVIFRDITEKLMLGV; encoded by the coding sequence ATGGCTGAAAATGAGGTTGTCACCGACACCCGCGTGAGCATGGTGTCGCAGATGGGCAAGGCCGAGGACTGGTGGGCGATCTGGCTGGCGGCATTTTTTTTCATAGTCGTCACCGTCTTCACCTTTATCTGGAAGCCGCCGGTGGAAGAACTTCCCAAGTACCGGGCGATCATGGATCAGGAAATGGAACAGGCCGGCTTCAGAACAATGGCCTACACGGAAGCTGAAAAAAAATTGAAGAGTATCAGAGCCAGGAACCACGGTTTAACCAAAACGCTGCGGAGTATAACCGATCGACCCAAAGGATGGTCGACCAATCCGATTCGGTCCTTTTATATGAGCGAATCGGCCGCGGCGGAAAAAAGAGCTGCTGCAGCCGATCGCTTCGAAAGAGCCAAAGAAAATCTGGCAGAGGTCAAAACCAAAGCGGAGGCGGCTGAAAACGCAGCCCGGCAGGCCCAGTTCAAAGACCCTCAACTCAACGAGCAGGCCAGATCGGCCCTTGCGGAATGGAGAGAGGCATCAGCCGCCCACTCCAAAGCCAAGGCGGCCGCCAACACCAAACCCTACAACTTGATTCCTTCCCTGATTGTTCTGGGTATAGTGATGATGTTGTTTTTCGCTATCGGGGGCAAGTTTATCGGTTTCAACCTGCGCGAATACTTTATCGGCTTCCCGGTTATCTATTTGCTCTCGATTGTCTCCTATATGCTGGGAAACCAAGCCACATTTAAAGCCTTGGGCATATCCTATGTGCTCTTTGCGATCTTTTTGGGCCTGATAATTGCTAATATCACCGGGGTGACCAAGAGCATAAGAACCGCCGGGCAGACCGAGTTTTTCATCAAAACCGGTCTGGTTCTGCTGGGGGCACGTATTCTTTTCGGGCAGATCGCAATGATCGGCATCCCGGGCCTTTTTGTCACCTGGGTGGTTACACCGATCGTTCTGCTGGTGACTTACTGGTTTGGACAGAACATCATCAAGGTTCCTTCCAAAGAGCTGAACATCACCGTCTCTGCGGACATGTGCGTATCCGGGGTTTCCGCGGCCATCGCCACCGCGTCGGCCTGCCGTGCCAAGAGGGAGGAACTGACACTTGCAATCGGCATGTCCATGATCTTTGTCGCCATCATGATCTTCGCACTGCCTGCCATCGCCAACATGGTGGGCATGCATCCGGTCCTGGCAGGAGCATGGCTGGGAGGGACGGTGGACAACACCGGCTCGGTCGTGGCCGCCGGGGAACTGATCGGTTATGAGGCAATGGTTGTGGCGGCCACGATCAAAATGATCCAGAATATCATGATCGGTGTCATCGCCTTCGGCGTTGCCGCATACTGGGCCCTGAAAATTGAACCGGAGCGGGAAAGAAAACCCGGGGAATCTCCGGTGAAACTGTCTTTCAGCGGTGCGATGTATGAAATCTGGTACCGTTTCCCCAAATTTATCCTGGGTTTCATCGGCGCTTCCATCGTCTTTTCCATCATGCAGGCGGCGGTATCCATGGACTGGGGTAACGCCATGGTCAGTGAGGGCGTTCTCTCCCTCGCTAACCGGTACCGCGGCTGGTTTTTCGGCCTTGCCTTCGTTAGCATCGGGCTCAGCATCAATTTTCAGGAATTGAAGGAACCCCTCCGGGGTGGAAAACCTGTCATCCTGTATGTTTTCGGACAGACATTCAATCTGATACTGACTTTCCTCATGGCATGGCTCATGTTTATGGTCATCTTCAGGGACATCACCGAAAAATTGATGCTCGGGGTGTGA
- a CDS encoding NF038143 family protein, with protein MIPTAAEKRMDKSLDKKYSLVLEREKQFVKRVVYIMRAHTQPPWWHMLIPFRFLFEHMARKRDVRAFSATHLYLKQIALSAARWDVEPGDPAASGRQMQARLRDYWLHMQTVKSGEIYEYLSEWMELLRSHYHRLLKASGKNYQTLLQNAYPSSEYRDFLSRLTDLERKIDRSLLLVQGKTDTISAFIQNKQNAFAKVRERELRETHKNIDQ; from the coding sequence ATGATACCGACCGCTGCGGAAAAGCGAATGGACAAGAGCCTGGATAAGAAATATTCCCTGGTGCTGGAGCGGGAAAAACAGTTTGTCAAGCGGGTGGTTTACATAATGCGGGCACATACCCAGCCCCCCTGGTGGCATATGCTTATCCCGTTCAGGTTTTTGTTCGAACATATGGCCCGTAAGCGGGATGTGCGGGCGTTTTCGGCCACTCATCTGTACCTGAAGCAAATAGCCCTGTCCGCGGCCCGCTGGGATGTGGAACCAGGGGATCCGGCTGCAAGCGGCCGGCAGATGCAGGCACGACTCAGGGATTACTGGCTCCATATGCAGACAGTAAAGTCAGGAGAGATTTACGAATACTTGAGCGAGTGGATGGAGCTGCTCCGGAGCCACTATCACCGGCTGCTGAAAGCATCGGGAAAAAATTATCAAACCTTGCTCCAAAACGCTTACCCTTCCAGCGAGTACCGGGATTTTCTTTCCCGGCTGACGGATCTGGAAAGGAAAATTGACCGGAGCCTTTTGCTCGTTCAGGGAAAAACGGATACCATATCCGCTTTCATTCAAAATAAGCAAAACGCATTCGCTAAAGTTCGTGAACGAGAATTGAGGGAAACCCACAAGAATATTGATCAATAA
- a CDS encoding NF038143 family protein, producing the protein MTFSLKEKYDLIHAHEEQFSYRLAMDVVKKPETSVWMIFIPILLVHHFYKIKQYKLSVRFFAENILTTRKKALDKAYKEAVAGGKILYDVRDYFPELDISEQDRVLAEKQVCVIQVMATHYLALLKKSGETFEKIFAGVYSNRSKYLQYLNIIEKAERELNEYIKNYIHTSEESIQVIKQIEASSKKLRKEELNHLSK; encoded by the coding sequence GTGACTTTTTCTTTAAAAGAAAAATATGATTTAATTCATGCCCACGAAGAGCAGTTTTCCTACAGGCTGGCGATGGATGTGGTAAAAAAACCCGAAACATCAGTATGGATGATTTTTATTCCGATTCTGTTGGTACATCATTTTTATAAAATCAAACAGTATAAACTCAGCGTACGTTTTTTCGCCGAGAACATTTTGACAACCAGGAAGAAAGCGCTGGACAAGGCTTATAAAGAAGCCGTCGCTGGAGGAAAAATCCTCTACGATGTCCGGGATTATTTCCCTGAACTGGATATTTCGGAGCAGGACAGAGTTCTGGCGGAAAAACAGGTTTGTGTGATTCAGGTGATGGCAACGCACTACCTGGCGTTGTTGAAAAAGTCAGGGGAAACATTTGAGAAAATTTTTGCCGGTGTCTATAGTAATCGCAGTAAGTACTTGCAATACTTAAACATTATTGAAAAGGCGGAGCGTGAACTAAACGAATATATTAAAAATTATATACACACCTCAGAAGAATCAATACAAGTGATCAAACAGATTGAAGCAAGTAGTAAAAAACTGCGCAAAGAAGAGCTGAACCATTTATCAAAATAA